GTACAAGAGCTCGTTCATTGGCTTCTTGCACCTGAAAATCTTGTACCGAAGAAGATGAATGGCCAGAAAATCACATGTGAGGAGCTCATGAAATACTTTCGGGTAAGAGATCTGTCGAGTACAAGGCAGCTTGCACTTAATCCTTGTCTTTCCAGGCGTATGCGGCAGCTTTCCAGGGAGGCACTTTGCCGTCGCCGAAAACAGTTCTCCAGGTTAGTCACAAACGTTTTTCTGAGAAATACTGACGCAGCAGTCTTGCCTTTCAGGCTACAGCGGAGGCAAGCAACATGGTGGCCAAGGAGAAAGCGACGAATTTCTATTTAGACGCCATGAATAGGGTGAGTGCTATGAATAATCTTAATGGACGCGGCGTTCACGATTTCTTGCTACGCACAGATTCCTCGTGGTGACCTTGACAAGCTCCTGGAGTCGCATGCGGAGCTACTAGAGGAAACGACGCAGTTATTCAAAAGAACTCCCAAGTTCGGGGACGAATCGGTATCACAGAGTTACCTCGGAGCTCTCACAACGGCAAGCGTCTTTCTATTCCTAGTTAAACAACAAAATTCGATGAGCATAACAGTTAAAATGCGGCCTGTAGTAAAATAGGCTAATTTCAGATATTTTCGAAACATTAACGAAGAGCACTTTTCGGAACTGCCTAATGCTAGAGCTGAAGTTTTGTGCGTGGCGCCTCCTGCTAGCCTCCGAAAGTTTCTCGCAGGCTATGGCCCGTTTTTACTTCAATGTTTTTCCACTTCTACGATTTTCTGACTGGAACAGGAAGTGAGCGCGGGTATCTGGGGTTTAGTAGAAGACTGCGCGTCAGTGTACATAGCTGTCAGATCTGAATGGCAGACTGCACAATCTTCAGCTGTTGACAGCCGGTTGTCTGGCGTCAGTACTATAGTGTTCACGTTAGAAACACTAGAGAAGGACAATAAAATGTCAATCTCAGCGATATTCCTTTACTGCATAAAGGGTCTTATGGAATTCAAGAGATGATACTCCCCCAAAATATTCGGGCCGATCGTAATCGATGGGATGCACTGCATAGCTGCAGTCCTAATTAAAGAGCATTTGTGTGCTGAGACCTTACCGGAAGTATGTAACTGAGCATAAATATTTTATAgataatatatatttttttactttgGTGACAACGAGAAGCTTTGCATCAACTGTCCGAATTCTTTTCTTTGCAGGATCTTCTTATGCACTTCGAGCGCATCTACAAGCAAGAAGAACAGTTTTTTCTCATAGAGAAAGGAAAGGACGAGCAAAGGCAGAGGGAAAGAGAAAcagagaggcagagagaggaagtCAGGCAGAGGGAAAGAGAAATACACAGAGTGAAGGAAGAGGAGTGGGCTCTAGAAATGGAGAGCGAGATTGAAAGCGAATACGAGACTCAAGAGGCGATTGAGCAGATGCAACTGATCGTTTCCAAGCGCCAGTGGATAAGTAAACAAATCAGTAGATTATCTTGCGCTTCTGTCGTGATTACAATGATTATTATTCCTATCGGCCTCTATGACCTGATTGCTAAACTACGGAAGGCATAACGCTGCCAGCATTTAGTTTAACACAAACAAATTCTCCCTTCTGATTGCTACTTGTGGAATGATTTTTGGCGCTAGACATATACGGATGTTTGCTGGACGACGCAAAAAAAATACGGCTATGTTTCAGAAAAAGAACTGCCCAATAAACAGGCTGATCATCAGGATGCGAAATCCGCCGTCTTTAAGATACATGCGAGTCACTATGAGCGAGAAATTTGATGAGGATGTACCTCGTCTGTTACTAGATTGCCCAGAGCATGACAGTTTTAGGCTACGACTGAAGAGGGACTTGACCACCCTTAAAAAAAGGCATATTAGTCTTCAAAAGGTATAAGGCCCGTGGTCTATCCATGCGCTACAGAAACGGGTGATCATAGCATTGAAGTATTTCCTCGAGAACAACGGCATCCTTGGGAAGTACTAGGTATTTATTGTGTAAATTATTTGATTGTTCAACTCGGCACATGCTGTCCAGTGTACTGGAAATCATTTATATGTGTTTCTATTATGTATTTAATGTATGTGATTGCCATTGTTGCAGCTCATTGTTTCTAATTTCTTGAATTTGTAGTTTTTATGTCGTTTACTTTGTTTAGTGCATATCATTGCTCATTGATATCCTTATTTATGTTACTAAATAATATAATCACCTACAgtttatttttatacttttttCGGATAGCATTTCCGGCACGTCTAAGTTATATTTGTCTTCTGGACTGTGTGTATTGTAGCTGTGCTTTGTTGAGCGCTATGCCTCCATTTGAAGTGTGTTTATTGTTATGTGCAAAGGAGCAGCCGGCGCCATAATCAGGCACCAACATCTCCTTTTATGTTCATGTcaataaaaaaagaacatcagCACATCGTTCCATTCATGAAGGAACTTTCCAGTCCGTGTTCATGGCGTTCTCGGCTTCATCCGGCCCGTGTCGAGTGGCATCCCATACTCCTCCTCGGTTTCAATCTACGGTGAAGATGTTGCTTTGCCGAAGACCGGTCATCCATGCCAGATCGCCATCGTTCGCCCGTCTTTGCGGGTTGCATTGGGTTCTGTCTCAGCTCAGCGCAGCACTATTGTCCTCATGGCATGAACTGCAAAGACATCGACGCTCCTCGTCCACCTGCATGCTACCGGCATGCGGACCCTCAGAAGCACTAGACTACCGTTGCGCCGTACGGTACTTAACCAGGCTTCACCTTTGATCATTGGCTCACCTCGCCGGCCACGTTCAAAGCTAATCTGTCCTGTGCCGTGCACAGGGCACATTCTAATGTGCTCTGTATGCCCTGCAAGTAATCGCCAACGGCCATGTGAAAacgtgatcatctccctttgttctctcctctttctatctccccctccgttccccttcccacgtatAGGGtgtaccgggcgctgcctagttaacctccctgcctttccgtttgtatttatctctctctctctctcactccaaTCTCGCACTGGAGGCGAACTTCACTAAAGCAATGAGGAAGCTGGTTTGTGGCAGCATCTGCTGGTCACTAGGAGCCATCAGGCTTTTAGAGGTCGAGGCCACCTTCCGGAGGTACCAACCACTACCAGGTGGAAACTGAATAGCCCCCGCTACAGAGCAATCAGTATCTGCCTGGGCTTACCGCGCGCTTCTCCTATGGCACCCACTCTCACAGAGGCATGCTCCTGATCTGGTCGAATGCTTAGGGGAATCTCTCAAAGTGGGGTAGTTATGCAatcagggagtaattactcattcgcaTCAACTTAAGCGCAGCcgtatggctacaaaggaaagctatacagctttctcagaaactgcacagttaaagaaaaaatcgtcctAGTCCGGGGGTCGAACCAGGACCACCGCATCATCGGAGTGGTtgccctaccaactgagctaaccgagacggcaagcttatggtacaCGTGGACCGCATACCGCCAGCACCCGGCGACCTCAACCTAGTTCACCGCTTCCGCTCCTGTCCGACAACCCGGATGGGCAGGTTTTCAACCCCGTATCATGAGCTCCTGAGAGAACAGACAGGATTTGTActccttcctcctccttctgAGAGGGCCTTGTTCAACATCAGCGCTGCGTTGACGAAACTGTCCAAGAGGCGCTCCCCAGGTTTATACTTCAGCGAACAGCAACTTCCCTACTCCAAAAACCAACGTTTACTAGCGTCTTTCAACCCGAAACCAGTAAATTTTAGCGCTGGATTTTGCTAGGGATACTTGTGGTTGGCAGCATACACTGAAGCTGTATCAGTGAATCTAATATCAAAATGTAATATCTAATAATATCAATATGCAATAATATCAAAATATAATACCAGAGTCTCTAATATCAAAATGAGTATCTCTCTCTCCGGGTCGGCTGTGGGAGGTGGTCACTTCAAATATCACTGCCAGACAATAATGATGAGCAGAACTCTCTTCCGTCCCCGTGCCTACCTTGCTTAGTGGTGTGCGCCGGGAAGAGGCGTCGCCAACCGTGGTGAGGTCTTTCGGCGGCAAAGTTACTCAAGTGTTTCGTGTTACCATGTTGACGCAGGTGTTCAGGTTCTAGTTCGTACCCTCTAATCAGCATGTCTAAAGATACTGTATGTACAGAACAACTGTCGCTGCTGGAagcaaaaaattagctgtggttcaactacAGCTtaacctagttagagagcgaaagctgtagtgtTTCAGGAAAGtggacgcggcttggcctctaacgttgagtgcattcgaCCCACTGGATAGGGAACACGCCTACGCTGCCAGGTGGTGAtttaattaatggttgatcgcaagaggcTGGTCATCCAATGACCGCTgtggcttattgctgcagtggcgcgtgtctgcctCAACTTGGTGAGCCCTAAtgaatgcagcccacatctctctttccccaccgccacgtacctcaaagcgcgattgaggcgcccACTGTCACAGGGAGCGAGTTAtacgccttcctttcctcaaaattatagAGGCTCTAGAACGCTGTTAACAGCAACGGCGataaacacaatgaacgccgacgttCGATTGCTTCAGTGCCGAGTTTTTGCTACAacattgtgaatgccaacgcatgcaacgcacatctgtcactaccgccacgtagcttaaagcgcgactgaggggtccaccgtcccagggggccagttatccGCCTTTTCGTTGGTTTCGaggaaaattgaagattggtttctaaaattggttttgaagaaaggaaataactTTTTCATATATATCGGGGGACACCCGAAAAAGgttttcaagaaaagaaatggcgtagtaactgtcccacatatatcgttggacactcgaaccacgccgtatggTCATTTGAAGGTCAAAATCGCAAGCCCCGCGAAATCTTTatgaggtagcgtagtgaagctttcgcttaaaaaagttCACGGTATCAATGCAATCCGCGGCAAGTCCGGATTAATCTCTAGCTCGCTGACTGTTTCACAGAAACAGAACTTGCCTGAAAAATTATTTGCTGCCACACATTGAACTAATGCTACGAAATCAGCGTGAATCACTCGTAGCCGCCTTGTCATTAGCTATTGAGCGGTCGTTACCTATTGTACCACAGCTATGGCTTCGTCTTTTGAGTCCCCCACTTCTTATGCGGAAGGTGTGGAGCTCGATCCatagtgccaccgggtaccctcGGATGATAGGATGAGTAGacgctttctcctggcctggtgctcgacttctttaggatgaaatgcttgggaaatgggtccttgaccgCACGTTGAGAAGAAAATACTTTGTGACAC
The genomic region above belongs to Amblyomma americanum isolate KBUSLIRL-KWMA chromosome 9, ASM5285725v1, whole genome shotgun sequence and contains:
- the LOC144104360 gene encoding atlastin-1-like isoform X2, whose protein sequence is MACHENYGKAVQILQLNDDHSFSLNESQLEAILLDDRVKDKPVAVVSVAGTYRQGKSFLLAFFLRFFQNKCQSEWLDNPRIPLGGFEWKPGSSLHTTGILLWSVPVLETGVVPFQRLVFLVRDWPFNEEADFGAEGGHSVLQECLKIMDEQHDELRGLQRQIWSCFSQIDCFLMPRPGDKVETDYCFEGSLMDVDNNFKQKVQELVHWLLAPENLVPKKMNGQKITCEELMKYFRAYAAAFQGGTLPSPKTVLQATAEASNMVAKEKATNFYLDAMNRIPRGDLDKLLESHAELLEETTQLFKRTPKFGDESVSQSYLGALTTDLLMHFERIYKQEEQFFLIEKGKDEQRQRERETERQREEVRQREREIHRVKEEEWALEMESEIESEYETQEAIEQMQLIVSKRQWISKQISRLSCASVVITMIIIPIGLYDLIAKLRKA